The sequence GAACATTGTTTCAGGCCTTATTCAAAAGAGGGGTTGTATTGGTCGCTACGTCTAATATTCCGCCTAAAGATCTATATCGAAATGGATTGCAACGAGCTCGTTTTCTGCCCGCAATTGATTTGATTGAAGAACATTGTCAAATAGTGAATGTAGACAGCGGTGTCGATTATCGATTGAGAACTTTGGAACAAGCTGAGATTTATCATTCACCATTAGATGATATTGCTGAAGAAAATCTAAACCGATATTACGGACAACTTACTACCGACTGTAAAAGCACTCTATTCGAAATAGAAATAAATCATAGAAATATACCTGTTAGAAAGGCTTGCGATGGTGTGTTATTTGTTACATTCGAACAGATTTGTCAGACCAGCAGAAGTCAAAACGACTATATTGAAATATCACGCATTTACCACACCGTTCTGTTATCAGACGTTATTGAGATGAATGCGCAGCATGATGATGCAGCGAGAAGGTTTATCGCACTAGTCGATGAGTTTTATGAGAGGAACGTTAAACTGATTATTTCGGCTCAAGTGGGCATGGAGAGCCTTTATTCATCCGGTCAGTTAGACTTCGAATTTAAGCGCTGTTTGTCTCGACTTGTTGAGATGCAAAGTCAGGAGTATTTAGCTAAAGAACATTTGGCCTAAACCTTCGTTTTGTTGGCTTTACTCTTTTTTTAAGTTTAGCCACAAAAAAGATGATTTTTTCCTCACACTTCTCTATAATCCTGCGACCCACCGTTACTGCAGGTCTATTTTTTCCAAAATATGGCCGAGAGTGCCAACACTCGAAGGGGTGATGATATGGGCTCTTAGACAGTGGGAGTGTAACAACTCCTTGTGTGTAAAATTTAATTAACGGGTTATTATTAGCATGAAAACTTTCGTTGCTAAACCAGCTACTGTAAAACGTGACTGGTATGTTGTAGACGCTGAAGGTAAAACTCTTGGCCGTCTTGCAAGTGAAATTGCATCTCGCCTTCGTGGCAAGCATAAAGCTGAATACACACCTCACGTAGATACTGGTGATTACATCATCGTTATCAACGCTGAGAAAGTTGCTGTAACAGGTAACAAAGCTAAAGGTAAAGTGTATTACCGTCACTCTGAGTTCCCTGGTGGTCTAAAATCAATCACTTTTGAAAAATTGATTGATAAGAAACCAGAGATGGTTCTTGAACTTGCTGTTAAAGGTATGTTACCACGTGGTCCTCTTGGCCGTGCTATGTACCGTAAGCTTAAAGTTTACGCTGGTGCTGAGCATAACCATATTGCTCAACAACCAACAGTATTAGACATCTAATCGGGGATTATGACAATGGCAGAGAATCAATACTACGGCACTGGCCGTCGCAAAAGCTCAGCTGCTCGCGTTTTCATTAAACCAGGCAGTGGTAACATCGTAATCAACAAGCGTAGCCTTGATGTTTACTTTGGTCGTGAAACTTCTCGTATGGTTGTTCGTCAACCACTTGAGTTAGTAGACATGTTAGAAAAACTAGATTTATACGTTACTGTTAAAGGTGGTGGTATTTCTGGTCAAGCTGGTGCGATCCGCCACGGTATCACTCGCGCTCTTATGGAGTACGATGAAACATTACGCCCTGCATTACGCGCAGCTGGCTACGTTACACGTGACGCACGTCAGGTTGAACGTAAGAAAGTTGGTCTACGTAAAGCACGTCGTCGCCCACAATTCTCAAAGCGTTAATATTTCTTCGGAATATTACGTTCTGGCTTATACCGGATTGTGGAATCAAAAGCTCGGTTTTATACCGAGCTTTTTTGTACCTAAAATTTACTCTTTTCTGTGTTAAATCGCTATTTCAAGCGTATTTCTCTACCACTTTAAAGGCGATTATCGCCTATCACTTCAAATAAAGTTACGGTAATACAAAACAGTAACGCTCTTGAATCGATAACTAGATCTTGAATCTATTCAGTTTTTTGTGAACTAATGAGCGAATTTTTGTTATAAATGTTAACAAAAGGTGTAAATTTACTTATCATGCACCGCTATAAATACAATAAGTTTAATTTTTGTTAGCCATGCCCAACTCAAAGCATAATGATAAAGTCGGGCAAATGGGAGATATGCTGGATATGAGCAATGCGCCTTTAAACAGTGGACGTAGGCGCTTCTTAACTGCAACAACAGCCGTTGTTGGTGGTTTGGGAGCTGCAGCCGTAGCTGTTCCTTTTATTAAATCTTGGAACCCAAGTGAAAAAGCGAAAGCAGCGGGTGCGCCCGTTGAAGTCGATATTAGTAAACTCGAAGAAGGTCAAATGGTTCGCGTCGAATGGCGTGGTAAGCCTGTTTGGGTGGTCCGTCGAGCTGAATCTATAGTCTCAGCATTGAAAGATGCCGATACTCAACTAAGTGATCCCTCGTCAACCGAAGAGCAACAACCTGCTTACGCTCAGAATGAGCACCGTTCAATTAAACCGGAGTATTTTGTTGCAGTTGGAATCTGTACCCACCTAGGCTGTTCACCTACCTATTTGCCAGATACCTTTAGTGAGCAAGTTCAAGGGGTTAGTTCTGGTTTCTTCTGTCCGTGTCACGGTTCTAAGTTTGATATGGCTGGTCGAGTATTCCAAGGTGTACCCGCACCATATAACTTGGTTATACCAAAACATATGTATTTGACGGATTCTAGAATTATTATTGGTGTAGATGAAGAAGGGGAAGCCTAATGCAAGCTTTAGCTGAATGGTTTGAAAAGCGTCTGCCTTCAATAAATGCTTATAAAAAGCATTTATCAGAATACCCGATGCCTAAGAACTTTAACTTTTGGTATTTGTTTGGTTCATTAGCCATGCTAGTTCTTGTTAACCAACTTGTTACTGGTATTTGGTTAACAATGAGCTATGAACCATCAGGAGATGGTGCGTTCGCATCTGTAGAGTACATCATGCGTGATGTCGATTATGGATGGTTGCTTCGCTATATGCACTCCACTGGTGCTTCTGCGTTCTTTATTGTTATTTATCTGCATATGTTCCGTGGCCTAATCTATGGCTCATATCAGAAGCCACGCGAACTTGTGTGGATATTCGGTATGCTCATTTTCTTAGTACTGATGGCCGAAGCCTTTATGGGGTATCTACTTCCATGGGGACAAATGTCTTACTGGGGAGCGCAGGTAATTATTTCACTATTTGGTGCGATTCCAGTTATCGGTGATGATTTGACGCTTTGGATCCGTGGTGATTACGTTATCTCAGGCGCGACATTGAACCGCTTCTTTGCACTTCACGTTATTGCATTGCCTATCGTTTTACTTCTCCTCGTTGTGCTGCACCTTCTCGCTTTACATGAGGTCGGCTCAAACAACCCAGATGGTATCGATACAAAATTACCGAAAGGAACGATGGGGGATGATTACGAAAGCTCATTTAAGTTTCATGAGTATTACACCAAGAAATACGACATTATCGACTCTATTCCATTCCACCCTTATGGAACGGTAAAAGACTTTATTGGTATTGCTGGTTTCTTGTTCTTCTTCTGCTATGTGTTGTTTTTTAACCCTGAGATGGGCGGTTATTTCCTTGAGCCACCTAACTTTGAGGCTGCTAATCCACTTAAAACACCGGAACATATTGCACCTGTATGGTACTTCACTCCATTTTACGCGATTTTACGTGCTGTTCCTGACAAGCTATTAGGTGTAGTAGCGATGGGTGGAGCAATCGTTGTGTTGTTCTTACTTCCATGGTTAGACCGTTGCAAAGTACGTTCATACCGTTACCGCAGCAAGTTCCACTTACTGAATATTGTTCAGTTCACTGTAAGCTTTATTGCCCTTGGTATCTTAGGCGCGTTGCCAGTTACAGATTTGTATACATTGCTAGCACGCATATTCTCACTAGGATATTTCATGTTCTTCGTTTTACTGTTCTTTTATAGTAAAAATGAAGCGACTAAACCATTACCAGAAAGGGTGACATTCAAATGAAGAAGTGGATTGTAGTACTTTTTGCATTGTTACCATCTTTGGCGCTTGCGGCCGGTGGCAATGTTCATTTAGACAAAGCAAATAATGATATTAGGGATACCGCGTCATTGCAAAATGGTGCAAAGCTATTTATGAACTATTGTTTTGGGTGTCACTCAACGCAATATCAACGCTATCAACGCGTTGCTACTGATTTAGATATCCCACTGGATCTTATGAAACAACACTTGATGTTTGATCCTGATGCTAAAATTGGTCAGCTAATGGAGAATGCCATACCTGACGATTCAGCGGCTAAATGGTTTGGTGCTCCACCTCCAGACCTATCATTGGTTGCTCGTGTTCGAGGTACAGATTGGCTATATACCTATTTACGTTCGTTTTATGCGGATCCATCTCGTCCATTTGGGGTGAATAATATTATTTTCCCAAGTGTAGGTATGCCTCATGTACTTGAAGAGCTTCAAGGAATCCCAATGCCAATCATTGAGACGCATATGGTTGATGGCGTTGAGAAACAGTCAGTGGTTGGCGTTAAGACAGATGGCACCGGTGAAATGAGCACCAGTGAATACGATAGTGCTGTTCGTGATATTGTAAATTTCCTCGAATATTCTGGTGATCCTGTCAAGTTAGAGCGTGAAGCTCTAGGTTGGTGGGTCATGGGATTCCTTGTGCTATTTACCATCGTGGTAGTTCTACTTAAGAAAGAGTATTGGCGCGACGTGCACTAATTGTGCTATCATGCCGTGCTAATTTTCATGTAATGGAGGCAGTTAGCCTCCATTATTTTTTCTGTTTGTAAGTGCACCGGAGGGCTCAATGGCTGTAGCTGCCAATAAACGTTCTGTTATGACTCTTTTTTCTAGCGCGTCTGATCTTTATAGTCATCAGGTTCGTATCGTTTTAG is a genomic window of Vibrio algarum containing:
- the rplM gene encoding 50S ribosomal protein L13 produces the protein MKTFVAKPATVKRDWYVVDAEGKTLGRLASEIASRLRGKHKAEYTPHVDTGDYIIVINAEKVAVTGNKAKGKVYYRHSEFPGGLKSITFEKLIDKKPEMVLELAVKGMLPRGPLGRAMYRKLKVYAGAEHNHIAQQPTVLDI
- the petA gene encoding ubiquinol-cytochrome c reductase iron-sulfur subunit; this encodes MSNAPLNSGRRRFLTATTAVVGGLGAAAVAVPFIKSWNPSEKAKAAGAPVEVDISKLEEGQMVRVEWRGKPVWVVRRAESIVSALKDADTQLSDPSSTEEQQPAYAQNEHRSIKPEYFVAVGICTHLGCSPTYLPDTFSEQVQGVSSGFFCPCHGSKFDMAGRVFQGVPAPYNLVIPKHMYLTDSRIIIGVDEEGEA
- the zapE gene encoding cell division protein ZapE, which encodes MTPIDKYKKDIEEFGFQNDPAQKNAVQQLDQLFHDYQAYLKTPTPSVNKLQRWLGKTAEKPKLPKGIYMWGGVGRGKTYLMDTFCETMIGSKVMRVHFHRFMLRVHDEMGRLSETSDPLEQVADIFKSETDIICFDEFFVSDITDAMILGTLFQALFKRGVVLVATSNIPPKDLYRNGLQRARFLPAIDLIEEHCQIVNVDSGVDYRLRTLEQAEIYHSPLDDIAEENLNRYYGQLTTDCKSTLFEIEINHRNIPVRKACDGVLFVTFEQICQTSRSQNDYIEISRIYHTVLLSDVIEMNAQHDDAARRFIALVDEFYERNVKLIISAQVGMESLYSSGQLDFEFKRCLSRLVEMQSQEYLAKEHLA
- the rpsI gene encoding 30S ribosomal protein S9, with the protein product MAENQYYGTGRRKSSAARVFIKPGSGNIVINKRSLDVYFGRETSRMVVRQPLELVDMLEKLDLYVTVKGGGISGQAGAIRHGITRALMEYDETLRPALRAAGYVTRDARQVERKKVGLRKARRRPQFSKR
- a CDS encoding cytochrome b, with product MQALAEWFEKRLPSINAYKKHLSEYPMPKNFNFWYLFGSLAMLVLVNQLVTGIWLTMSYEPSGDGAFASVEYIMRDVDYGWLLRYMHSTGASAFFIVIYLHMFRGLIYGSYQKPRELVWIFGMLIFLVLMAEAFMGYLLPWGQMSYWGAQVIISLFGAIPVIGDDLTLWIRGDYVISGATLNRFFALHVIALPIVLLLLVVLHLLALHEVGSNNPDGIDTKLPKGTMGDDYESSFKFHEYYTKKYDIIDSIPFHPYGTVKDFIGIAGFLFFFCYVLFFNPEMGGYFLEPPNFEAANPLKTPEHIAPVWYFTPFYAILRAVPDKLLGVVAMGGAIVVLFLLPWLDRCKVRSYRYRSKFHLLNIVQFTVSFIALGILGALPVTDLYTLLARIFSLGYFMFFVLLFFYSKNEATKPLPERVTFK
- a CDS encoding cytochrome c1, whose product is MKKWIVVLFALLPSLALAAGGNVHLDKANNDIRDTASLQNGAKLFMNYCFGCHSTQYQRYQRVATDLDIPLDLMKQHLMFDPDAKIGQLMENAIPDDSAAKWFGAPPPDLSLVARVRGTDWLYTYLRSFYADPSRPFGVNNIIFPSVGMPHVLEELQGIPMPIIETHMVDGVEKQSVVGVKTDGTGEMSTSEYDSAVRDIVNFLEYSGDPVKLEREALGWWVMGFLVLFTIVVVLLKKEYWRDVH